The genomic segment GCTGGAGCAAACAAGCGTAGATTAAGAGAAAGGAGATGCTGAGACGATGCATGAAGGCATGAAAGCTAAACTAAGAGGCATCAATGCGATTAATGTGACACCGTTTGATGGACAGCTCGGCATTGATTGGACATCGCTGCAAGGCAACATTCGCTATTTGCTTGACCAAGGCATTAAAGCGATTTATCCATGCGGCAACACAGGCGAGTTTTATGCGCTGAGCGTGGAGGAGGCTAAGGAGGTTACGCGGTTTGTGACAGACACCGTTAACCATGAAAGTTTGGTCATTGCCGGGGTGGGCTATGATGCGAGAACAGCTTCCGAGCTAGCCGTTCATGCGGAAAAATGCGGTGCCGACGGCATTATGGTGCATCAGCCGGTTCATCCCTATTTGCTGGCGCAGGGCGTAGTCGATTATTACAAGCAAATCGCGGCTGCAACCTCGCTGCCCATGGTGCTTTATATTCGCAGTGAGCAAATTACGCATGAGGCGATTGTACAGGCTGCTGCCATACCGAATGTAGTGGGCATCAAATATGCGATTAATCATCCGCCATCCTTTAGCCGCGCAGTACAAGCTGTGGAGGACGACATTGTGTGGATATGCGGAACGGCTGAAATGTGGGCACCGACGTTTTATGCGGCGGGGGCGAAGGGCTTTACGTCGGGAATGGTCAATGTGGATACCCAAAGGTCGTTTGCGATGCTGGAGGCGCTGAATGAAGGAAACTATGACCGGGCGATGGAAATTTGGCGCGAGGTGCTTCCATTCGAGCAGCTGCGGGAAAGCCATCGAAACGGCAATAATGTAAGCGTAGTCAAGGAAGCGATGTACCAGCTGGGGCTGATAGCAACGAGAGCGGTGCGTCCGCCTATCAGCACATTAACGAGCAAGGAATGTGAAGAGGTAGCAGGCATGCTGAGGGAATGGGGCTTGCTGCAGCCCGTATAAGGGCAATTCCTTTTATAAAAATAGAGGGAGTATATGATTTTCCCATCGCCTCTCTATATTTCTCGGAATGAAACGCGCCGCCAAAAAACGGCGACAGCTATTTTACCTTTTGTAAGCGCATTAAATGGATTTTAATCAAAAAGGAGGAAAATGAATGGCGGGGAAAAACAGATCAGAACGGCAATTGCTGCTAAGTCGAACCGCTGAGCGGACGCTGGCGCTGAGCCATACCTTTTCGGATGAACCCGGAGGCATTCGCTGGCGGCGCTGGGATTGGAGCATCGGGGTTGCCTTCTATGGGGTAGTGAAGGCAGGAGAGGCAGCGGGAGATGCACCCTATGACCTGATGCTGAAAGGCTGGATTGATGGGCGAATCAAAGCGCATTTTGAGAAAGTATGCGTAAACTCCAACTCGCTGCTGCTGACGATGCTGCATTTGCGGGATCAGGACGATGAGGGCCAATATGCGAGTTTTTTTCAGACATTTGACGATTATTTGCTGAATAGCGGGCCGCGCACCGATTCTGGAGCTCTGGAGCATACGGTGCTGGACAATGACTGGTCGGATCAGGTATGGGCCGATACGCTGTTTATGAGCCTGCTTTATATGGCGCAGCGGGGGACGCTCCTCCATGATGAGCGGTTCAGGCTGGAAGCCGGAAGACAGCTTGCTCTGCATTGTAAGCTGCTGTTCGACCCTGAAGAGAAGCTATTTTATCATGGGTGGAACGATAAGCAGCGGAAGTGGATCGGCGTTCATTGGGGCCGAGGCAACGCGTGGATGACGGCGGGCATCGTTGATATTTTGGAGCTGCTGCCGTCCGAGTTTGCGGAGCGGGAGGCAATTTTGGAAACGCTCCATGCACAAGTAAAGAGGCTAGCTGAGCTGCAAGAGGCTTCAGGGCAGTGGAGAACAGTGTTGAACCGGAAGGACACATATACGGAAACGTCTGCTACCGCGGGCATTGCTTATGGCTTGCTGAAAGGGATCAGGCTCGGCCTCATTTCGGAGCAATACCGCGAGGTGGCGGAGCGTGCGCTTGATGCAGTAGTGGCAAGCATTGATGAAGAAGGTTATGTAACAGGCGGCTCGTCAGGTACCCCGGTGAAGGCGGATGCCGAAGCCTATAACCAAATCCCGTATGAAATTACGCCGTTTACGCAAGGCCTGGCATTGCTTGCCCTTCAAGAAGGACTACAGCCTAACAAAAAAGGGAGTGTTTCGATTCATGAAGCTGTCTGATTTGCGCTTAACTGTCGTTGGCGTGCCGCGTTCTACCGGCTTTGTCAGCAAGCATGTCATAGTGGAGCTAATGACCGATGAAGGCTTGACGGGCATCGGCGAAATGTCGGATTTTTCCCATCTTCCTTATTATTCGATTGATTTAAATGATCTGGCGACGGTGCTCAAGGGCATTCTGATTGGGCAAAATCCCTTCCAGCTATCGCGCATCAATATGGAGCTGAAAAGCCATTTTCCCGAAGCCAACTTTTATTATGAGAAAGGCAATTTTATCCGCAATGGCATTGATGCCGCGCTGCATGATTTGTGCGCGAAGGCACTGAATATGCCGGTGTCTGAATTTATGGGCGGGGCTATTCAGCACAAAATTAAAGTATGCTTTCCGATCTTCCGACACCGGTTTATGGAGGAGGTTGAGGAAAATATCGCTGTCGTTCGCGAGCGGCTGGCACAGGGGTTTGACGTATTCCGGCTGTATGTCGGCAAAAACCTTGATGCGGATGAGGCGTTTCTGGACGGGGTGCAGCGCGAGTTCGGATCACGGGTGAAAATTAAATCGCTCGACTTCAGCCATTTGCTGGACTGGAAGGCATCGCTTAAGGCGATACGCCGCTTATCTGCTTATGACTTTGAAATGGTCGAAAGTCCCGCTCCGCAAAATGATTTCGAAGGGCTGCGGCAAGTTCGCATGAAATCGGATTATCCCGTGAGCGAGCATGTGTGGAGCTTCCGCCAGCAGCATGAGATGCTGCGGCAGGACAGCGTAGATATTTTCAATATTTCGCCGATATTTATTGGCGGTCTGACCTCTGCCCGGAAGGCGGCAGCAGCTGCGGAAGTCGCTGGCAAAGGCTGTCTGCTGGGCACGACGCAGGAGCTGTCGATCGGCACAGCCGCCATGGCGCATCTCGGCAGCACGCTCGTCAATCTGAATTATACGTCGGACCCGACGGGACCGGAGCTATATGTCGGCGACGTGGTCAAGGAGCCGGTTCGTTATGAGGAAGGTTACCTGATTGTGCCAGGGGCTGACAAGCCAGGTCTTGGGATGGAGCTGGACCCGGATAAAATCGAGCAGTACCGTGTGCCGGATTTAAGCTGGGGAGCGGTATCCGTCCATCAGCTGCAGGACCGGACATCACAAACGAAGCAGTAAAAGGTTGTAAAGAGCAGCAGAGAACAGCAGAGGCAAGCTATGGCAAGCATTCCTATAAAAAGGGGAGACGAATCATGACAAGCAAGCCGATTCAGCCTTTAGCAAGCAGCAGCAAGCGGTGGGTGAACCTCATCTGCTCCGGCGTATTGACGCTGGGGCTCGCGGCGGGCTGTGCGGGAACAGGAGAGAAAGCAGGCAGCAGCGGGGAAAATTCTGGAGAAAACGCAGGTGCGGGCAAGCCATATAAGCTGTCGATTGCGCTGCGCCAGGTGGGCGATATTCCAGCGAAGGGCAATGAGGTGGAGCAGGCGATTGAAAAGTATACGAATACGGAGCTTGCGATTCAGTGGATTCCGCAAGCAGCGTTCGATGATAAAATCAACGTCATGATTGCTTCCAATGAGCTTCCGCAAATTTTAAAGGTCAACTATGTGCCCAATGTAATGAATGCAGCGCGCAACGGCTTGTTTTGGGAGCTGGGGCCATATTTGAAGGATTATCCGAATTTGGCGGCGCAGGATCAGCGCTACTATGACAATATAAAAATTGACGGAAAGCTGTTCGGCATCCCGAACTACCGCGACATTGGGCGGGCAGCCGTCGTCTACCGCAAAGATTGGTTTGATAAAGCCGGGCTCACACTACCCGCAACGATGGATGATTGGTATAACGTTATGAAAGCGTTTTCTGAAAGTGATCCAGATGGCAATGGCAAGCAGGATTCTTACGGCACGATGCTGTTCAAAAATTACAACGCCGGAACGCAGCCCGTCATTACGAGGCTGGCGGTCAGCATTGGCGGCGTTAATCGCTGGGGAGAGGACAATGGAAAATTCACGCCGGAGTTCAAGACACAGCCATATATGGATGTGCTCAAGCTGTTCCGCAGGCTGTATGCAGACAAGCTGATTAATCAGGATTTTGCCGTCTACGATGTAACGGAACTGGATAAGGCGATGTATGACGGCAGGGTCGGCATGCGGTTGAATGTGTCGGCGCAAAATGTACAGAGCTACTCTGTCGCCATGAAGGATACGATTCCGGCGGCAGAATGGGATATTGCCCCGTTTGCTGGGCCGGATGGTCCGCGCATCGCGGGCGAGCCGGGCAACTTTGGATTTTTGGCGATTCCCAAATCGGCAGTCAAGGATGAGGCAGAGCTAAAGCGCGTGCTGGCCTTCCTCGACAAGCTGATGGATGAGCCGATGTCCACGCTGCAAATGCGCGGCATTGAAGGCAAGCATTATGAGGTAGTGGATGGCACTAAAACGAAGTTTACGGATTTTGCCTTGTTCCAGCGAGAGGTCAAGCCATATCGTGACGGACTGCTTAACATTGAAGGCTACAATGTTCCGGAAATTGATGACACGCCAATTGCTCTGAAAGGGACAAAAATGGCAAGGGATAACGTTCAATATGCGGTGCCGAATCCCGCGCTGACGCTCAATTCGCCAACGTATAATGAACGTGGAGTAGAGCTTGATCTCATTATTCGCGATGCGGAAACGAAATATATTATGGGCCAAATTGACGATGCAGGCTTTCAGGCGGAAGTAGACAAATGGGCGAAGGCTGGCGGCGATGCAGTCGTGAAGGAATATGAGTCGTCCTTCGTAGAGCTTGGAGGCTAACAAGGGAGGGACGCGCATGAACGCACAAATCCGCACGACGGGCAGCAGCAGTAGCAGGCCAGGCGGATCAACGCTTGGCAAGGAGCGGGTCAGCAGGCGCAGCGAGTGGCTGCGGGAGCTGATTAAGGATAAATGGATGTATGCGATGCTGCTTCCAGGCGTGTTTTTTTTCATCATTTTCAAATATGTCCCGATGTACGGCGTCATTATCGCTTTTCAGGATTATCAACCCTTTCAGGGCGTGCTGGGGAGCAGCTGGGCGGGACTTAAGCATTTCGAGCGATTTTTCTCGGAGCCGCAGTTTTGGCAGCTGTTTCGCAATACGCTGCTGCTGGCGATTTACAACATCGTCTTTTTCTTCCCGCTGCCGATTGTGCTTGCTTTAATGCTGAATGAAGTACGGGTCGAGCGCTTCAAGCGGTTCGTGCAGACGATGATCTATATTCCCCATTTCGTCTCCTGGGTCGTCGTCGTCGGGGTATTCTACATTATACTGACGACGGAAGGAGGCATTATCAATGAAATGCTGTTTGCGCTGACCGGGCATAAAATCGCCTTTTTGCTGGAGCCGAGCTGGTTCCGAACGATTATTATGTCGCAGTCGATCTGGAAGGAAGTAGGCTGGGGCACGATTATTTTTCTCGCAGCGCTGTCGGGCGTTGATGTGCAGCTGTATGAAGCAGCGCGAATGGACGGAGCCAATCGGCTAAGACAGCTGTGGCATATTACACTGCCAGCTATTCGCAGCACAATCGTCATTTTGCTTATTTTGCGGCTTGGCACGTTTCTCGATTCCGGGTTCGAGCACATCTTCCTCATGCTTGCTCCAACCAATCGCGACGTCGGCGAAGTATTCGACACATATGTGTACGTGAAAGGCTTGACGCAGGCCCAGTACAGCTACAGCGCGGCAGTTGGCTTGTTCAAATCCTTTATCGGCCTCATTCTGGTGCTGGGAGCGAACTGGATGGCCAAGAAGTTTGGGCAGGAAGGGGTTTACTAGCGCCATTATGAGAGCAGGAGGAGAGGACAATGAGCCAGGATCAGTCTTATGTTCGAGTTGACAATACGCTGGGCAATAAATTGTTTGACGGCGCCAATATCATCGTGCTGACGATTATTGCTTTGGTGACGGTACTGCCGTTCATTTATATTTTGGCTGTATCTTTTACGAGTCCAGAGGAGGCGGCAAAAGGGGGCTTTATTCTATTTCCGAAGTCGTTCTCGCTGTCGGCTTATCAATATATTTTCTCGACCGATACGCTGATGCGCAGCCTGCTCGTCTCGATTTATGTGACGACGCTCGGCACGGCCATCAATCTGCTGTTGACCTGCCTGATGGCCTATCCGCTTGCAAAGCAGACGCTGCGCGGACGGCAGCCGATTTTAATGGCGGTGCTGTTCACGATGCTGTTCAGCGGCGGGCTCATTCCGACTTATTTTGTCGTAAGCGGCATGGGGCTGACGAATACGCTGTGGTCGCTGATGATCCCGAATGCCATAAGCGCGTTTAATCTGATTGTGCTGAAAAACTTTTTTCAGCAAATCCCTGATGGACTGGAGGACTCCGCACGAATTGACGGCTGTACCGACGTCGGTGTGCTGTTCCGCATTGTTATCCCGTTATCGATGCCTGCTATTGCAACGTTCGGCATGTTTTATGCGGTATCGCATTGGAACCAGTTTTTCAGCGCCATCATTTATATTAACGACAGCGATAAGTGGCCGGTACAGGTGCTGCTGCGGGAAATTGTCATTTTGGCGCAAAGCCGCATTGGCGATACCGGCTTCGATGAAACGGCGATTCAGCCGCAAACGATTCGGATGGCGGTCATCGTATTTGCCACGATTCCGATTTTGCTCGTGTATCCGTTTTTGCAAAAGCATTTCGCCAAGGGCGTTATGCTCGGATCGGTTAAAGGATAAGGACAGGAAGTCAACAGCTAAAGCAGCGGCAAGGCAGCCGCATCTTCGTCCCGCCGAATGGGATAAGGTGCGCAGCCTTGCCGCTGTTTGCATAATCGGGCAAAGGAACGCTTATAAACGCAATTGGTTGAAAAAATGAAAGTATTGCTTCTGAATCTTTATTGTAATTATTAAGATTGTATATAGAATAGGACGTGTAAATGAAAACAGCTAGAAACATCCCGTTGATATTGCTATAGAAAAGCTATTGAAATGAAGGGGGATGGAAGATGTTGAACGTTTTAGTAGTGGATGATGAACCAAAGCACAGAAGAGGATTATCCCGGATGCTTAAACATTTAAGGCCGGAATATACCATTTATGATGCGATGGATGGGGCGGAGGCGCTGCAAAGCATGAACGTTCATCCCATTGATTTGGTGTTCACAGATATTCAGATGCCGATTATGGATGGCCTCGAATTTATGGAGCATCTCATCGAACGCGGGGGAAGCGAATGCATTATTATAATGAGCGCTTATTCGGACTTCGAATACGCGCAGCGTGCTCTGCAATTAGGGGCTAGCGATTATTTGCTGAAGCCGGTTGAGGAACAAAAAATCGTCCAGCTGCTCGCGA from the Paenibacillus sp. BIHB 4019 genome contains:
- a CDS encoding mandelate racemase/muconate lactonizing enzyme family protein, translated to MKLSDLRLTVVGVPRSTGFVSKHVIVELMTDEGLTGIGEMSDFSHLPYYSIDLNDLATVLKGILIGQNPFQLSRINMELKSHFPEANFYYEKGNFIRNGIDAALHDLCAKALNMPVSEFMGGAIQHKIKVCFPIFRHRFMEEVEENIAVVRERLAQGFDVFRLYVGKNLDADEAFLDGVQREFGSRVKIKSLDFSHLLDWKASLKAIRRLSAYDFEMVESPAPQNDFEGLRQVRMKSDYPVSEHVWSFRQQHEMLRQDSVDIFNISPIFIGGLTSARKAAAAAEVAGKGCLLGTTQELSIGTAAMAHLGSTLVNLNYTSDPTGPELYVGDVVKEPVRYEEGYLIVPGADKPGLGMELDPDKIEQYRVPDLSWGAVSVHQLQDRTSQTKQ
- a CDS encoding ABC transporter permease subunit, producing the protein MNAQIRTTGSSSSRPGGSTLGKERVSRRSEWLRELIKDKWMYAMLLPGVFFFIIFKYVPMYGVIIAFQDYQPFQGVLGSSWAGLKHFERFFSEPQFWQLFRNTLLLAIYNIVFFFPLPIVLALMLNEVRVERFKRFVQTMIYIPHFVSWVVVVGVFYIILTTEGGIINEMLFALTGHKIAFLLEPSWFRTIIMSQSIWKEVGWGTIIFLAALSGVDVQLYEAARMDGANRLRQLWHITLPAIRSTIVILLILRLGTFLDSGFEHIFLMLAPTNRDVGEVFDTYVYVKGLTQAQYSYSAAVGLFKSFIGLILVLGANWMAKKFGQEGVY
- a CDS encoding extracellular solute-binding protein, coding for MTSKPIQPLASSSKRWVNLICSGVLTLGLAAGCAGTGEKAGSSGENSGENAGAGKPYKLSIALRQVGDIPAKGNEVEQAIEKYTNTELAIQWIPQAAFDDKINVMIASNELPQILKVNYVPNVMNAARNGLFWELGPYLKDYPNLAAQDQRYYDNIKIDGKLFGIPNYRDIGRAAVVYRKDWFDKAGLTLPATMDDWYNVMKAFSESDPDGNGKQDSYGTMLFKNYNAGTQPVITRLAVSIGGVNRWGEDNGKFTPEFKTQPYMDVLKLFRRLYADKLINQDFAVYDVTELDKAMYDGRVGMRLNVSAQNVQSYSVAMKDTIPAAEWDIAPFAGPDGPRIAGEPGNFGFLAIPKSAVKDEAELKRVLAFLDKLMDEPMSTLQMRGIEGKHYEVVDGTKTKFTDFALFQREVKPYRDGLLNIEGYNVPEIDDTPIALKGTKMARDNVQYAVPNPALTLNSPTYNERGVELDLIIRDAETKYIMGQIDDAGFQAEVDKWAKAGGDAVVKEYESSFVELGG
- a CDS encoding glycoside hydrolase family 88 protein, with product MAGKNRSERQLLLSRTAERTLALSHTFSDEPGGIRWRRWDWSIGVAFYGVVKAGEAAGDAPYDLMLKGWIDGRIKAHFEKVCVNSNSLLLTMLHLRDQDDEGQYASFFQTFDDYLLNSGPRTDSGALEHTVLDNDWSDQVWADTLFMSLLYMAQRGTLLHDERFRLEAGRQLALHCKLLFDPEEKLFYHGWNDKQRKWIGVHWGRGNAWMTAGIVDILELLPSEFAEREAILETLHAQVKRLAELQEASGQWRTVLNRKDTYTETSATAGIAYGLLKGIRLGLISEQYREVAERALDAVVASIDEEGYVTGGSSGTPVKADAEAYNQIPYEITPFTQGLALLALQEGLQPNKKGSVSIHEAV
- a CDS encoding dihydrodipicolinate synthase family protein codes for the protein MHEGMKAKLRGINAINVTPFDGQLGIDWTSLQGNIRYLLDQGIKAIYPCGNTGEFYALSVEEAKEVTRFVTDTVNHESLVIAGVGYDARTASELAVHAEKCGADGIMVHQPVHPYLLAQGVVDYYKQIAAATSLPMVLYIRSEQITHEAIVQAAAIPNVVGIKYAINHPPSFSRAVQAVEDDIVWICGTAEMWAPTFYAAGAKGFTSGMVNVDTQRSFAMLEALNEGNYDRAMEIWREVLPFEQLRESHRNGNNVSVVKEAMYQLGLIATRAVRPPISTLTSKECEEVAGMLREWGLLQPV
- a CDS encoding carbohydrate ABC transporter permease is translated as MSQDQSYVRVDNTLGNKLFDGANIIVLTIIALVTVLPFIYILAVSFTSPEEAAKGGFILFPKSFSLSAYQYIFSTDTLMRSLLVSIYVTTLGTAINLLLTCLMAYPLAKQTLRGRQPILMAVLFTMLFSGGLIPTYFVVSGMGLTNTLWSLMIPNAISAFNLIVLKNFFQQIPDGLEDSARIDGCTDVGVLFRIVIPLSMPAIATFGMFYAVSHWNQFFSAIIYINDSDKWPVQVLLREIVILAQSRIGDTGFDETAIQPQTIRMAVIVFATIPILLVYPFLQKHFAKGVMLGSVKG